The Drosophila innubila isolate TH190305 chromosome 2L unlocalized genomic scaffold, UK_Dinn_1.0 4_B_2L, whole genome shotgun sequence genome segment cagtgttgccacttTTCCAATTCAGTCTCATTCGCAGCCTTACAATCTACAACTTCCTTGGCTGCATATGTGCAAAATTCAAGTTTGTTttgcattattaatttgtacGTGTTCTCACACAGCAGTTCCACCTGCTTAATAAGCGACAAATCCTCCTGCGGTATGGCACTCACAAAGCTCTACATTGGGAGGTGAATTAGCTTAATATATTTccaaacaattgcaattgtcgTAGTTACCCATAATGTAATTTGTATCAGCAGTAAACGACGCATCCTCGTGAAAACTTTAACTGAACTGTAGACATCATTGAAAGGTGTATTCCTTATATACCTGCTTGGGGGACAGCTTCATGTTGTATGTGAATACGGATATGTAATTGCAATACCCATTAACCTTGAAATGCCTGATATTATAAGCtagaatacaaaatacaaatacgtaTATTTTTAGCGgggtttttattataattttggttaAGATCGAGAAACGAGTTGATGAAttccaaaataattttttctatttatagcTGCGAATGATTTAAATGCGTATAGTGTCCATTGGAGCGTGATACCGCtggctacagggtatctgtttGTTAATCACTTTCAAGTAGAACCTTCTTCGCTTGCCGGAAAAGTGGCCGGTTTCTCGTTTGAAACACGTCAAGTTGCCCCTCCTCCAATTTCTTTTACATATGCAATTCGGCAAGTAAGTTTCatactagttttttttttgcatacactgacaaaaaataatgttctgaaatcaagattttggtctcagaactaagatttctggtctaaaaaatgcgtcgagaacataagattcttaaatcaagagagcacatcttgattttatgaacattttaaataagaccaagttcttattttaagaataaatgttctaaaaactaaatttaaaaataaaacaaataaaaattattttgtaaatttatattttttttttattttgtttttttactgttttagttttagtaattttataaatgttattttaatctgTTACGAGTAAAATTCGAActgccgcctactgcttcataACTGAAGCGgcttctctaaccagagcgccacggggccaccatttgtttgatacgaaatagtacctatttatactttcctaaaaacttaagatttttattcttatatgaagattttaagaatttttagattaataatcttagttttagtaatttggtcttaaaataatcttattttaagaacaaaatatttaagatgaatgttcttgattttagaagttggcctttttttcagtgtacaacTACTGT includes the following:
- the LOC117781289 gene encoding uncharacterized protein LOC117781289; the protein is MRRLLLIQITLWSFVSAIPQEDLSLIKQVELLCENTYKLIMQNKLEFCTYAAKEVVDCKAANETELEKWQHWLDLSNAERFNITENEILNYKVLTDVQRVLLEINMITADGSSR